The Anopheles merus strain MAF chromosome 2L, AmerM5.1, whole genome shotgun sequence genome has a segment encoding these proteins:
- the LOC121593635 gene encoding gamma-tubulin complex component 2 homolog isoform X2, giving the protein MSTEIVAKKLLAELVKKSGLTYTTDNIVTIFLNRDGKYSSKRLATLLAQLFKPFPNGSKYVDMYAPANTKESYPALVMVLNRFANDLKTAHAEKAAATVASAAATVAAQEQSIKSDTSGTAVPTVSSEPVHKRVSLFESPPLSSTRIIPDQVTPENVQEIKEKLVQATSNPASNRLSSSTSLPPGSMMAAHHHHNYPSLSRPAGFEFSHRKAPIVSWNFNYDELYPLQSKANVAAIPVASQEPIVLKEVLNCLIGIKGTLITPRKGATTLDPDGALAVEFQLSNQLTESCRDMVVEVLPLAANYSAVQSFIEGASVTEGGVVLQALRSVLKTIMTDYYLSIAQLDDLRCRRGLSLQRLIQFLKPVYPTMEELAATVSEIRRSNARGGQVLSLLHDRITAKSGTNHAQKVLVHLVESAAAPFMEMLELWIYRGVINDPQQEFFIDHSSMELTENELVDYWEKQYTIRNEKVPCFLAKHADIILRTGKYLNVVRVCGGAEFQPGNANGGGGGGVTTTDLLNASSATARTTTAVKRLQYAHFDQSYLDEIEEAYNFASSSLLNLIMNKYDLMGRLLSVKRYFLLQQGDFITEFMDAVEEDLRKSVDTLHPIRLANLLDVTLGLSSAKYDEYHDDLKTMLLPYGIVTQISKIVNNEDAFVDTLSDTSQLKGVECFTFTYKAQWPVSIVLNLWTISKYQMIFRQLFYLKYVERILCRVWIANNETRQFAPNPAKLYRSAFTLRQKMLIAIQSFESYMMIEVIEPNWHIFYQNMKQVKNIDDVLNYHQDFLDQCLKNCMLTEPDLLKPIINLCNICIKFCDFLATATTMAPTETFSERVEQFRQDFTDQLMTLLRKIADVATLSTSERFINLIYRINFNSYYSETNEN; this is encoded by the exons ATGTCTACAGAAATCGTGGCCAAGAAGCTGCTTGCTGAACTAGTCAAAAAATCGGG GCTCACCTACACTACGGACAACATAGTGACCATATTCCTCAACCGCGATGGCAAATACAGCAGCAAGCGGCTGGCCACGCTTTTGGCGCAACTCTTCAAACCCTTCCCCAACGGGAGCAAGTACGTGGACATGTACGCACCTGCTAATAC GAAAGAGTCATATCCCGCCCTGGTGATGGTGCTGAACCGATTTGCGAACGATTTAAAAACGGCTCACGCGGAAAAGGCTGCCGCCACTGTCGCCTCCGCCGCTGCCACCGTCGCTGCGCAGGAACAGTCGATAAAGTCGGACACGTCAGGCACGGCCGTGCCAACCGTCAGCTCGGAACCGGTGCACAAACGCGTATCGCTGTTCGAAAGTCCGCCCCTCTCCTCCACCCGCATCATCCCCGACCAGGTAACGCCGGAAAATGTGCAGGAAATAAAGGAGAAGCTCGTGCAGGCCACGTCCAATCCGGCGAGCAACCGGCTATCGTCCTCGACATCGCTCCCGCCGGGCAGTATGATGGCGgcgcaccatcaccacaacTATCCGTCGCTGAGCCGTCCGGCAGGGTTCGAGTTTTCGCACCGCAAGGCACCGATCGTGTCGTGGAACTTTAACTACGACGAGCTGTACCCGCTGCAGAGCAAAGCGAACGTGGCCGCCATCCCGGTCGCGTCGCAGGAACCGATTGTGCTGAAGGAGGTACTGAACTGCCTGATCGGCATCAAGGGTACGCTGATTACGCCCCGCAAGGGTGCCACTACGCTCGACCCGGACGGTGCGCTGGCGGTGGAGTTTCAGCTCTCCAACCAGCTGACCGAATCGTGCCGCGatatggtggtggaggtgtTGCCGCTGGCCGCCAACTACTCCGCCGTGCAGTCGTTCATCGAGGGCGCGAGCGTGACCGAGGGTGGCGTCGTGCTGCAGGCCCTCCGCTCCGTGCTGAAAACGATCATGACCGACTACTACCTGTCCATCGCGCAGCTCGACGATTTGCGGTGCCGCCGGGGGCTCAGCCTGCAGCGGCTGATCCAGTTCCTGAAGCCCGTCTACCCGACGATGGAGGAGCTGGCGGCGACGGTGTCCGAGATCCGGCGCAGCAATGCCCGGGGCGGTCAggtgctgtcgctgctgcacGACCGCATCACGGCCAAGAGCGGGACGAACCACGCGCAGAAGGTGCTGGTGCATCTGGTCGAGTCGGCCGCGGCGCCGTTCATGGAGATGCTGGAGCTGTGGATCTACCGGGGCGTCATTAACGATCCGCAGCAGGAGTTTTTCATCGACCACAGCTCGATGGAGCTGACCGAGAACGAGCTGGTCGACTACTGGGAGAAGCAGTACACCATCCGGAATGAGAAGGTGCCGTGCTTTTTGGCCAAACACGCGGACATCATACTGCGCACCGGCAAGTACCTGAACGTGGTGCGCGTGTGCGGCGGGGCCGAGTTTCAACCGGGCAACGcgaacggcggcggcggcggcggagtcACGACGACCGATCTGCTCAACGCGTCGAGCGCGACGGCCCGGACCACGACCGCGGTCAAACGGCTGCAGTACGCACACTTCGACCAGTCGTACCTGGACGAGATTGAGGAGGCGTACAATTTCGCCTCCTCCTCGCTGCTGAATCTCATCATGAACAAGTACGATCTGATGGGCCGGCTGCTGTCCGTCAAACGCTACTTTCTGCTGCAGCAGGGCGACTTCATTACCGAGTTTATGGACGCGGTCGAGGAGGATCTGCGCAAGAGCGTGGACACGCTGCACCCGATCCGGTTGGCCAACCTGCTGGACGTGACGCTGGGGCTGTCGTCCGCCAAGTACGACGAGTATCATGACGATCTGAAAACGATGCTGCTACCGTACGGCATCGTGACGCAGATCTCGAAAATCGTCAACAACGAGGACGCGTTCGTGGACACGCTGAGCGACACGTCCCAGCTGAAGGGTGTCGAGTGCTTTACCTTCACCTACAAGGCGCAGTGGCCGGTGTCGATCGTGCTGAACCTGTGGACCATCTCGAAGTACCAGATGATCTTCCGGCAGCTCTTCTACCTGAAGTACGTCGAGCGCATTCTTTGCCGGGTGTGGATCGCCAACAACGAGACGCGCCAGTTTGCGCCGAACCCGGCCAAGCTGTACCGGTCCGCGTTTACCCTGCGCCAGAAGATGCTGATCGCCATCCAGAGCTTCGAGTCGTACATGATGATCGAGGTGATCGAACCGAACTGGCACATTTTTtaccaaaacatgaaacag GTCAAAAACATTGATGATGTGCTGAACTATCATCAGGACTTTCTGGATCAATGTTTGAAGAATTGCATGCTTACCGAGCCCGATTTGCTTAAACCGATCATCAATCTATGCAATATATGCATCAAATTTTGTGACTTTCTAGCG ACCGCAACTACCATGGCCCCGACGGAAACGTTCTCGGAGCGGGTGGAACAATTTCGCCAAGATTTTACCGACCAGCTCATGACGCTGCTGCGCAAGATTGCGGACGTTGCGACGTTAAGCACCTCAGAACGTTTTATCAACCTCATTTACCG AATCAACTTCAACTCGTACTACAGTGAGACGAACGAAAACTAG
- the LOC121593635 gene encoding gamma-tubulin complex component 2 homolog isoform X1 — protein MSTEIVAKKLLAELVKKSGLTYTTDNIVTIFLNRDGKYSSKRLATLLAQLFKPFPNGSKYVDMYAPANTKESYPALVMVLNRFANDLKTAHAEKAAATVASAAATVAAQEQSIKSDTSGTAVPTVSSEPVHKRVSLFESPPLSSTRIIPDQVTPENVQEIKEKLVQATSNPASNRLSSSTSLPPGSMMAAHHHHNYPSLSRPAGFEFSHRKAPIVSWNFNYDELYPLQSKANVAAIPVASQEPIVLKEVLNCLIGIKGTLITPRKGATTLDPDGALAVEFQLSNQLTESCRDMVVEVLPLAANYSAVQSFIEGASVTEGGVVLQALRSVLKTIMTDYYLSIAQLDDLRCRRGLSLQRLIQFLKPVYPTMEELAATVSEIRRSNARGGQVLSLLHDRITAKSGTNHAQKVLVHLVESAAAPFMEMLELWIYRGVINDPQQEFFIDHSSMELTENELVDYWEKQYTIRNEKVPCFLAKHADIILRTGKYLNVVRVCGGAEFQPGNANGGGGGGVTTTDLLNASSATARTTTAVKRLQYAHFDQSYLDEIEEAYNFASSSLLNLIMNKYDLMGRLLSVKRYFLLQQGDFITEFMDAVEEDLRKSVDTLHPIRLANLLDVTLGLSSAKYDEYHDDLKTMLLPYGIVTQISKIVNNEDAFVDTLSDTSQLKGVECFTFTYKAQWPVSIVLNLWTISKYQMIFRQLFYLKYVERILCRVWIANNETRQFAPNPAKLYRSAFTLRQKMLIAIQSFESYMMIEVIEPNWHIFYQNMKQVKNIDDVLNYHQDFLDQCLKNCMLTEPDLLKPIINLCNICIKFCDFLAESQRHFVDAELTCMLASGDDCSLSSESDYEQTATTMAPTETFSERVEQFRQDFTDQLMTLLRKIADVATLSTSERFINLIYRINFNSYYSETNEN, from the exons ATGTCTACAGAAATCGTGGCCAAGAAGCTGCTTGCTGAACTAGTCAAAAAATCGGG GCTCACCTACACTACGGACAACATAGTGACCATATTCCTCAACCGCGATGGCAAATACAGCAGCAAGCGGCTGGCCACGCTTTTGGCGCAACTCTTCAAACCCTTCCCCAACGGGAGCAAGTACGTGGACATGTACGCACCTGCTAATAC GAAAGAGTCATATCCCGCCCTGGTGATGGTGCTGAACCGATTTGCGAACGATTTAAAAACGGCTCACGCGGAAAAGGCTGCCGCCACTGTCGCCTCCGCCGCTGCCACCGTCGCTGCGCAGGAACAGTCGATAAAGTCGGACACGTCAGGCACGGCCGTGCCAACCGTCAGCTCGGAACCGGTGCACAAACGCGTATCGCTGTTCGAAAGTCCGCCCCTCTCCTCCACCCGCATCATCCCCGACCAGGTAACGCCGGAAAATGTGCAGGAAATAAAGGAGAAGCTCGTGCAGGCCACGTCCAATCCGGCGAGCAACCGGCTATCGTCCTCGACATCGCTCCCGCCGGGCAGTATGATGGCGgcgcaccatcaccacaacTATCCGTCGCTGAGCCGTCCGGCAGGGTTCGAGTTTTCGCACCGCAAGGCACCGATCGTGTCGTGGAACTTTAACTACGACGAGCTGTACCCGCTGCAGAGCAAAGCGAACGTGGCCGCCATCCCGGTCGCGTCGCAGGAACCGATTGTGCTGAAGGAGGTACTGAACTGCCTGATCGGCATCAAGGGTACGCTGATTACGCCCCGCAAGGGTGCCACTACGCTCGACCCGGACGGTGCGCTGGCGGTGGAGTTTCAGCTCTCCAACCAGCTGACCGAATCGTGCCGCGatatggtggtggaggtgtTGCCGCTGGCCGCCAACTACTCCGCCGTGCAGTCGTTCATCGAGGGCGCGAGCGTGACCGAGGGTGGCGTCGTGCTGCAGGCCCTCCGCTCCGTGCTGAAAACGATCATGACCGACTACTACCTGTCCATCGCGCAGCTCGACGATTTGCGGTGCCGCCGGGGGCTCAGCCTGCAGCGGCTGATCCAGTTCCTGAAGCCCGTCTACCCGACGATGGAGGAGCTGGCGGCGACGGTGTCCGAGATCCGGCGCAGCAATGCCCGGGGCGGTCAggtgctgtcgctgctgcacGACCGCATCACGGCCAAGAGCGGGACGAACCACGCGCAGAAGGTGCTGGTGCATCTGGTCGAGTCGGCCGCGGCGCCGTTCATGGAGATGCTGGAGCTGTGGATCTACCGGGGCGTCATTAACGATCCGCAGCAGGAGTTTTTCATCGACCACAGCTCGATGGAGCTGACCGAGAACGAGCTGGTCGACTACTGGGAGAAGCAGTACACCATCCGGAATGAGAAGGTGCCGTGCTTTTTGGCCAAACACGCGGACATCATACTGCGCACCGGCAAGTACCTGAACGTGGTGCGCGTGTGCGGCGGGGCCGAGTTTCAACCGGGCAACGcgaacggcggcggcggcggcggagtcACGACGACCGATCTGCTCAACGCGTCGAGCGCGACGGCCCGGACCACGACCGCGGTCAAACGGCTGCAGTACGCACACTTCGACCAGTCGTACCTGGACGAGATTGAGGAGGCGTACAATTTCGCCTCCTCCTCGCTGCTGAATCTCATCATGAACAAGTACGATCTGATGGGCCGGCTGCTGTCCGTCAAACGCTACTTTCTGCTGCAGCAGGGCGACTTCATTACCGAGTTTATGGACGCGGTCGAGGAGGATCTGCGCAAGAGCGTGGACACGCTGCACCCGATCCGGTTGGCCAACCTGCTGGACGTGACGCTGGGGCTGTCGTCCGCCAAGTACGACGAGTATCATGACGATCTGAAAACGATGCTGCTACCGTACGGCATCGTGACGCAGATCTCGAAAATCGTCAACAACGAGGACGCGTTCGTGGACACGCTGAGCGACACGTCCCAGCTGAAGGGTGTCGAGTGCTTTACCTTCACCTACAAGGCGCAGTGGCCGGTGTCGATCGTGCTGAACCTGTGGACCATCTCGAAGTACCAGATGATCTTCCGGCAGCTCTTCTACCTGAAGTACGTCGAGCGCATTCTTTGCCGGGTGTGGATCGCCAACAACGAGACGCGCCAGTTTGCGCCGAACCCGGCCAAGCTGTACCGGTCCGCGTTTACCCTGCGCCAGAAGATGCTGATCGCCATCCAGAGCTTCGAGTCGTACATGATGATCGAGGTGATCGAACCGAACTGGCACATTTTTtaccaaaacatgaaacag GTCAAAAACATTGATGATGTGCTGAACTATCATCAGGACTTTCTGGATCAATGTTTGAAGAATTGCATGCTTACCGAGCCCGATTTGCTTAAACCGATCATCAATCTATGCAATATATGCATCAAATTTTGTGACTTTCTAGCG GAATCACAGCGCCATTTTGTCGATGCAGAACTAACATGCATGCTCGCGTCCGGTGACGACTGCTCACTGTCTTCCGAATCCGATTACGAACAG ACCGCAACTACCATGGCCCCGACGGAAACGTTCTCGGAGCGGGTGGAACAATTTCGCCAAGATTTTACCGACCAGCTCATGACGCTGCTGCGCAAGATTGCGGACGTTGCGACGTTAAGCACCTCAGAACGTTTTATCAACCTCATTTACCG AATCAACTTCAACTCGTACTACAGTGAGACGAACGAAAACTAG
- the LOC121592453 gene encoding aspartate--tRNA ligase, cytoplasmic — protein MVTETIKEEPVGAGAEATSKKAAKKAAKDAEKAAKKAEHKAAAAAAAGTGGAGADDTGADGVDQSAGRYGTMPMIQSAEKRAERVFVNVSDLSHCQKDALVWVRGRVHTSRCKGKQCFLVLRQQSSTVQCLLAVNEQVSKQMVKFSGSIPRESIIDLKAKVVPVEQRIESCTEQTLELHVLELFLLSAAKAQLPLQIEDASRPEKSDDPEALKIRVNQDTRLDNRVLDLRTPANQAIFRLEAGVCKLFRDVLTAKGFTEIHTPKIISAASEGGANVFTVSYFKDSAYLAQSPQLYKQMAIAADFDKVFTVGAVFRAEDSNTHRHLTEFVGLDLEMAFKYHYHEVLDTIGNTFTEMFKGLRDHYAKEIAAVGQQYNVEPFKFLEPPLKLEFAQAVAMLREAGVQMDDEEDLSTPSEKLLGRLVKAKYDTDFYILDKFPLAVRPFYTMPDPANAKYSNSYDMFMRGEEILSGAQRIHDPEYLIERAKLHGIDLSKIAAYIDAFRYGCPPHAGGGIGMERVVMLYLGLDNIRKTSMFPRDPKRLTP, from the exons ATGGTGACCGAGACGATCAAGGAAGAGCCGGTTGGTGCCGGTGCGGAAGCGACATCGAAGAAGGCCGCGAAAAAGGCAGCCAAAGATGCGGAGAAGGCGGCAAAG AAAGCGGAACATaaggcagcggcagcggctgcCGCCGGTACGGGGGGAGCGGGCGCTGACGACACCGGTGCCGACGGTGTCGACCAATCGGCAGGTCGGTATGGTACGATGCCGATGATACAGAGTGCCGAAAAGCGTGCCGAGCGAGTGTTTGTCAACGTGTCCGATCTCTCCCACTGCCAGAAGGATGCGCTGGTGTGGGTACGGGGTCGGGTGCACACGTCCCGCTGCAAGGGCAAACAGTGCTTCCTGGTGCTGCGCCAGCAGAGCAGCACCGTGCAGTGCCTACTGGCCGTGAACGAGCAGGTGTCGAAGCAGATGGTCAAGTTTTCCGGCAGCATACCGCGCGAAAGCATCATCGATCTGAAGGCGAAGGTGGTGCCGGTGGAGCAGCGGATCGAATCGTGCACCGAGCAGACGCTCGAGCTGCACGTGCTGGAGCTGTTCCTGCTGTCGGCGGCCAAGGCGCAGCTGCCGCTACAGATCGAGGACGCGTCGCGGCCAGAAAAGTCGGACGATCCGGAAGCGCTCAAGATTCGCGTCAACCAGGACACGCGGCTAGACAATCGCGTGCTGGATCTGCGCACACCGGCCAACCAGGCCATCTTCCGGCTGGAGGCCGGCGTCTGCAAGTTGTTCCGCGACGTGCTGACGGCGAAGGGGTTCACCGAAATACACACGCCGAAGATCATTTCGGCGGCCAGCGAGGGAGGCGCGAACGTGTTTACGGTTAGCTATTTTAAAG ATTCCGCTTACTTGGCCCAGTCGCCACAGCTATACAAACAGATGGCGATCGCAGCCGACTTCGACAAGGTGTTTACGGTGGGGGCCGTGTTCCGGGCGGAAGATTCCAACACTCACCGGCACTTGACCGAGTTCGTCGGGCTGGATCTGGAGATGGCATTCAAGTACCACTACCACGAAGTGCTCGACACGATCGGCAACACGTTCACGGAAATGTTTAAAGGATTACGCGACCA CTACGCGAAAGAGATCGCCGCCGTCGGGCAGCAGTACAATGTGGAACCGTTCAAGTTCCTGGAGCCGCCGCTGAAGCTCGAGTTCGCGCAGGCCGTCGCGATGCTGCGCGAGGCGGGCGTGCAGAtggacgacgaggaggatcTCTCCACGCCGAGCGAGAAGCTGCTCGGCCGGCTGGTGAAGGCAAAGTACGACACCGACTTTTACATCCTGGACAAGTTCCCGCTGGCGGTGCGCCCGTTCTACACGATGCCGGATCCGGCGAACGCGAAGTACTCCAACTCGTACGACATGTTTATGCGCGGGGAGGAAATACTGTCCGGCGCGCAGCGAATACACGATCCCGAGTATCTGATCGAGCGGGCCAAGCTGCACGGTATCGACCTGTCGAAGATTGCCGCGTACATCGACGCATTCCGGTACGGGTGTCCGCCGCACGCCGGCGGCGGCATCGGCATGGAGCGGGTCGTGATGCTCTACCTCGGGCTGGACAACATCCGCAAAACGTCCATGTTCCCGCGCGACCCGAAGCGATTAACACCctag
- the LOC121592454 gene encoding WD repeat, SAM and U-box domain-containing protein 1-like, translating into MSAAKTTILQKLTAHTSDVTSLDFYGNALLVTGSSDKTVRVWRWVAGSGYREEPFSPLLGHRYGVTSVRVSPKGAVLASASVDGTVILWNLSNGQISNVINQEGGEAIRACIFSPNGSTIVSSDDSGSICIWGQDKSLKGHVKVHDEAVHTMAFSSDSDILLTACTLGNVRLYAVENDFAGDLSSADCSIDAAHDMGVLSADFCKIVHTDPTDKCSLIYTVATCGTDHYIKIWRIFFMPSNIDRSRRSRLIPTSPQEHFAGQSTIYSTEVMNASCVQTISAHGSSVTCVRFNPTGTLLFSCSLDKTIKIWNQQGTCLKTLSEHLRYVNCLAINSDSSVIASGSNDRTIVVWDLTGRLSVGSHITGIRSLLFSLAVKTSEIPLEFICPITHELMKDPVYAEDGFTYERSAIREWFSREKAVSPMTNLELSTDELVENGKLKQQIEDYMRSLDVESGAGMNNS; encoded by the exons ATGAGTGCTGCCAAGACGACCATTCTTCAAAAATTAACTGCTCACACGAGCGACGTGACGTCGCTCGATTTCTACGGTAATGCGCTGCTGGTGACGGGGTCAAG TGACAAAACGGTGCGGGTGTGGCGTTGGGTGGCGGGTAGCGGCTACCGGGAAGAACCATTCTCGCCCCTGCTCGGCCACCGGTACGGAGTGACGAGTGTACGCGTGTCGCCGAAG GGAGCCGTGCTTGCATCCGCTTCCGTCGACGGTACAGTGATACTGTGGAATCTGAGCAATGGCCAAATTTCAAATGTGATCAATCAGGAGGGCGGCGAAGCGATCCGGGCATGCATCTTCAGCCCGAACGGATCGACGATCGTCAGCTCGGACGACAGTGGTTCGATTTGCATCTGGGGACAGGATAAAAGCCTGAAGGG CCATGTAAAGGTACACGATGAGGCGGTTCATACGATGGCGTTTTCAAGCGACTCGGACATCCTGCTGACCGCATGCACGTTGGGCAATGTGAGACTGTATGCTGTTGAAAATGATTTTGCTG GAGATCTCTCGTCGGCAGACTGTTCGATCGATGCCGCACATGATATGGGAGTGCTGTCGGCggatttttgtaaaattgtcCACACAGATC CAACCGACAAATGTTCGCTAATTTACACAGTCGCTACGTGCGGCACGGACCATTACATCAAAATCTGGAGAATCTTCTTTATGCCAAGCAACATCGACCGAAGCCGCCGATCGCGGCTCATTCCCACCAGCCCCCAGGAACACTTTGCCGGCCAGTCGACCATCTACAGTACCGAGGTGATGAATGCTAGCTGCGTGCAAACCATATCGGCCCACGGTAGCTCCGTCACCTGCGTACG GTTCAACCCAACCGGGACGCTACTATTTTCCTGCAGCCTGGACAAGACGATCAAAATCTGGAACCAGCAGGGCACGTGCCTCAAGACACTGTCGGAGCACCTGCGGTACGTCAACTGTTTGGCAATCAATAGCGATTCGTCGGTGATCGCTTCGGGGTCGAACGATCGCACGATCGTGGTGTGGGATTTGACCGGCCGGCTAAGCGTCGGCTCGCACATAACCGGCATACGCTCGCTGCTGTTCTCGTTGGCGGTGAAGACGTCCGAGATACCGCTCGAGTTTATCTGTCCGATCACGCACGAGCTGATGAAGGATCCGGTCTACGCGGAAG ACGGTTTCACGTACGAACGGTCCGCAATTAGGGAATGGTTTTCCCGCGAGAAAGCCGTCTCGCCAATGACCAACCTGGAACTGTCGACAGACGAGCTGGTGGAAAATGGCAAACTGAAGCAGCAGATCGAGGACTACATGCGGTCGCTCGACGTCGAATCGGGAGCCGGGATGAACAATTCCTGA
- the LOC121592452 gene encoding anaphase-promoting complex subunit 5, whose protein sequence is MSKKDSENVCFWLPNQTAGKMDVLTPHKMIVVFLIQEYLRLKKTVTDGQAHAEQPHQIEVSAGDRKRFCMLLLKLIQYPDLPYKELYGLLLSPEYGVHPVHLEEFKKLMKLLKTVGIDVMFDLYNEIDKLIMDNTASFQIGIVGLYLRKVFVTMDRMSFHEMKDLYLATIAYYDKGMHAIRLEPGPDANYPDCDSFRQPPPNQYTPIEPSDHGSHSAKWSVKQSELFIAQQSALLKENEAKALPPKELQKRLNEIIHDRPYCSQAYFLSYMNNVRVREFFGAVHALQRVFDRTPSAGAPPPATSAGASEGKDYQYSSLNLAILHAEFGHPRLARACLRECVMLAQENGDPTCLQLAHAWLSHLEGHCMPLPDKTTSGSLFHATSLHILSHLRQGSIAGRRPSELFGLLMVNDLLNCQRSMMDLVATGIAERTALWTVYGKHEQASLCAQLLLNVELKSLDKTYNGNGICQVLCALVVRLAHLGEFGHALVVLQHAKQRFPRYPQSRDWHLTDHYVSVLRALYRGRFAEANAECQHLHSYDPHLALLQFAHVALCRQDFGTAETFLAQLLADEALAPLMRIRALLLSANVHIHSGQAKAFNQLNAAQMYAQKYHLQYEEALVNLHLAYLLLTHLHAPKQAFAALKAGLETILANGPLYDRARALFLFARTLVEMERHGATDGEEEETATTAQLQQLTTMLPTFEEAVEMFEKLECYSKAKDVYVYLARTYHELGAVEKRNRYSYRYRLLEEQYPTERQYLNVFL, encoded by the coding sequence ATGAGCAAAAAAGACTCGGAAAATGTGTGCTTCTGGCTGCCAAACCAGACCGCCGGCAAGATGGACGTACTGACGCCGCACAAAATGATTGTCGTGTTTCTGATCCAGGAGTACCTGCGGCTAAAGAAAACGGTCACCGACGGGCAGGCGCACGCCGAGCAGCCGCACCAGATCGAGGTGAGTGCGGGCGACCGGAAGCGGTTctgcatgctgctgctgaagctgaTCCAGTACCCCGACCTGCCGTACAAGGAGCTGTACGGGCTGCTGCTCTCCCCGGAGTACGGCGTCCATCCGGTGCATCTGGAGGAGTTTAAGAAGCTGATGAAGCTGCTAAAAACGGTCGGCATCGATGTGATGTTCGATCTGTACAACGAAATCGACAAGCTCATCATGGACAATACGGCCAGCTTTCAGATCGGCATCGTGGGCCTGTACCTGCGCAAAGTGTTCGTCACGATGGACCGGATGAGCTTTCACGAGATGAAGGACCTGTACCTGGCCACGATTGCGTACTACGACAAGGGCATGCACGCGATCCGGCTCGAGCCGGGACCGGATGCGAACTACCCCGACTGCGATAGTTTCCGGCAGCCGCCGCCAAACCAGTACACCCCGATCGAACCCTCCGACCATGGATCGCACTCGGCCAAGTGGTCGGTCAAACAGTCGGAGCTGTTCATCGCCCAGCAGAGCGCCCTGCTGAAGGAGAACGAAGCGAAGGCACTGCCGCCGAAGGAGCTGCAGAAGCGGCTGAACGAAATCATCCACGACCGGCCGTACTGTTCGCAGGCCTACTTTCTCAGCTACATGAACAACGTGCGGGTGCGCGAGTTCTTCGGTGCGGTGCATGCGCTGCAGCGCGTGTTCGATCGCACCCCGTCGGCCGGTGCACCACCGCCGGCCACCTCAGCGGGCGCATCGGAAGGGAAGGACTACCAGTACTCCAGCCTAAACCTGGCCATCCTGCACGCCGAGTTCGGGCACCCGCGGCTGGCCCGGGCCTGTTTGCGCGAGTGCGTCATGCTGGCGCAGGAAAACGGCGACCCGACCTGTTTGCAGCTGGCCCACGCCTGGCTGTCCCACCTGGAGGGCCACTGTATGCCGCTGCCGGACAAAACCACCAGCGGCAGTCTCTTCCATGCCACCTCGCTGCACATCCTGTCCCACCTGCGGCAAGGGTCGATTGCGGGCCGCCGCCCATCGGAGCTGTTCGGGCTGCTGATGGTAAACGATCTGCTCAACTGTCAGCGCTCGATGATGGACCTGGTCGCGACCGGCATTGCGGAACGGACCGCACTCTGGACGGTGTACGGCAAGCACGAGCAGGCATCACTCTGCGCCCAGCTGCTGCTTAACGTCGAGCTGAAATCGCTCGACAAAACGTACAACGGGAACGGCATCTGCCAGGTGCTCTGTGCGCTGGTCGTACGGCTGGCACATCTGGGCGAGTTTGGGCACGCGCTCGTAGTACTCCAGCACGCCAAGCAACGGTTCCCGCGGTACCCGCAGTCCCGCGACTGGCACCTAACCGACCATTACGTCAGTGTGCTGCGTGCCCTCTACCGTGGTCGGTTTGCCGAAGCGAACGCCGAATGTCAGCACCTGCACTCGTACGACCCGCACCTGGCCCTGCTCCAGTTCGCGCACGTCGCGCTGTGCAGGCAGGACTTTGGCACGGCGGAAACATTCCTCGCCCAGCTGCTGGCGGACGAAGCGCTGGCCCCGCTGATGCGCATCCGCGCGCTGCTACTGTCCGCCAACGTGCACATCCACAGCGGGCAGGCGAAAGCGTTCAACCAGCTGAACGCCGCCCAAATGTACGCCCAAAAGTATCACCTACAGTACGAGGAGGCGCTGGTGAATCTGCACCTTGCGTACCTGCTGCTGACGCACCTGCACGCACCGAAGCAAGCGTTCGCTGCGCTGAAAGCCGGCCTGGAGACGATCCTTGCCAACGGGCCGCTTTACGATCGGGCCCGTGCACTGTTCCTGTTTGCCCGTACGCTCGTCGAGATGGAGCGACACGGGGCGACAgatggggaggaggaggagactGCCACCACGGCACAACTGCAGCAACTCACGACCATGCTGCCAACGTTCGAGGAAGCGGTCGAAATGTTCGAAAAGCTCGAATGCTACAGCAAGGCGAAGGATGTGTACGTGTACCTGGCGCGGACGTACCACGAGCTTGGTGCGGTCGAGAAGCGCAACCGGTACTCGTACCGGTACCGGCTGCTCGAGGAGCAGTACCCAACGGAGCGCCAGTACCTAAACGTGTTTCTGTGA